In Ictalurus punctatus breed USDA103 chromosome 3, Coco_2.0, whole genome shotgun sequence, the following are encoded in one genomic region:
- the sparcl1 gene encoding SPARC-like protein 1 — MEVDLLCLFLMASALTVYVQSTPHEKHGSLSRWSQNSKEEDDVFPKINEVNDSILPTFFPFEASSPEPGDEDASKETSNGGEGTDEVYSVDLEMSAEDGRSIPVLLSEEMLAQLIKDSEEEQHDVEKDEEDGDEDGVGKVADMNEESVEITLESKNDGEDQQEEQLKEKDLEEEEVGSSTDSEIPVDLDYSADSVSIETRKTNLEENKPLTITFEGEEKVDNELPTVMEDYDTPPNQDYEDPKDGHQEKTFDQADQDEQILSDPETDKSNTDEDKESMELAETKLSEEKEEEKDTNEGVGHAEGRHKKQMRNMRLRKAQSDQALSADVSSEHSQNQEPEKETEITPNLVQTKKGKWCSRDRQRIPTNPTMKKQLLKANPSCSPQASLLGMNPVQFRAAVDLFPSIRPTARPKSRAGADPGQEASVDSCENFHCKRGKTCKLNDMKKPSCVCQDPADCPPGLSEFDHVCGTDNQTYDSYCQLFAIKCSLEGSKKGHRLHLDYSGSCKFIPPCLKTELIHFPLRMRDWLKNVLLQLYEQDFLTAKQRSRVQKMYENERRLHAGDHPVELLVRDFEKNYNMYIYPVHWQFAQMDQHPSDRFLSHSELAPLRAPLVPMEHCTSVFFHECDADKDKLLSFREWCQCFGIKDEDMDTKLLF, encoded by the exons ATGGAGGTTGATCTTCTGTGCCTCTTCCTGATGGCCTCAGCATTAACTGTCTAC GTGCAAAGTACTCCTCATGAGAAGCACGGGTCTCTCTCCAGATGGTCCCAAAATTCTAAGGAGGAG GATGATGTGTTCCCAAAGATAAATGAGGTTAACGATTCCATTTTGCCAACATTCTTCCCCTTCGAGGCTAGTAGTCCAGAACCAGGGGACGAGGACGCAAGCAAGGAGACATCAAATGGTGGAGAAGGAACAGATGAAGTATATTCAGTAGATTTGGAGATGTCTGCTGAAGATGGCAGGAGCATTCCTGTGCTGCTGAGTGAAGAGATGCTGGCTCAACTTATAAAGGATTCTGAGGAAGAGCAGCATGATGTGGAGAAAGATGAGGaagatggtgatgaagatgGCGTAGGAAAAGTAGCGGATATGAATGAGGAGAGTGTGGAGATTACACTTGAGTCTAAAAATGATGGAGAAGACCAGCAAGAAGAGCAGCTAAAAGAGAAAGATTTGGAAGAAGAGGAGGTAGGGAGTAGCACAGACTCGGAAATACCAGTAGATTTAGATTATTCTGCTGACAGTGTCTCTATAGAAACACGTAAAACCAATCTGGAGGAGAACAAGCCCTTAACCATTACGTTTGAAGGGGAAGAGAAGGTGGACAATGAACTTCCCACAGTCATGGAAGACTATGATACCCCACCCAATCAAGATTACGAGGATCCCAAAGATGGACACCAAGAAAAAACATTTGACCAAGCTGACCAagatgagcagatcctttcagATCCTGAGACTGACAAAAGCAACACAGATGAAGACAAGGAGAGTATGGAACTGGCAGAAACGAAACTCTCtgaagaaaaagaggaagagaaggacaCAAATGAAGGTGTCGGCCATGCTGAAGGAAGACACAAGAAACAGATGAGGAACATGAGACTGAGAAAAGCACAGAGTGACCAGGCTTTGAGTGCTGATGTGTCCTCAGAGCATTCTCAAAACCAAgagccagagaaagagacagaaattaCACCCAACTTGGTGCAGACGAAGAAGGGGAAATGG tgttcccgggataggcaaCGGATCCCCACCAACCCCACCATgaaaaagcagttactgaaa GCAAATCCATCCTGCTCTCCCCAGGCCTCCCTACTGGGAATGAACCCTGTGCAGTTCAGGGCTGCAGTGGATCTTTTCCCCAGTATCAGACCCACAGCTCGACCCAAATCCAGAGCTGGAGCTGATCCAGGACAGGAAGCTTCAGTCG ACTCATGTGAGAACTTCCACTGTAAGCGAGGGAAGACATGCAAGCTGAACGATATGAAGAAGCCCAGCTGTGTGTGTCAGGATCCTGCAGACTGTCCTCCAGGTCTCAGTGAGTTTGACCAT GTGTGTGGAACAGATAACCAGACTTATGACTCATACTGCCAGCTTTTTGCCATCAAGTGCAGCCTTGAGGGCAGCAAGAAAGGGCACAGACTACATCTGGACTACAGCGGCTCCTGCAAAT TTATTCCACCATGTCTGAAGACAGAGCTGATACATTTTCCACTGCGCATGAGAGACTGGCTGAAGAATGTGCTGCTGCAGCTCTACGAACAAGACTTCCTTACAGCCAAGCAGAGATCCAGA GTTCAGAAGATGTACGAGAATGAGAGGCGTCTCCATGCAGGCGATCACCCAGTTGAGCTCTTGGTTCGGGACTTTGAAAAGAATTACAACATGTACATATACCCAGTGCATTGGCAGTTTGCACAAATGGACCAACATCCATCAGACAG GTTCCTGTCTCACTCAGAGCTTGCTCCTCTGCGTGCCCCTCTGGTTCCTATGGAGCACTGCACTTCAGTTTTTTTCCACGAGTGTGATGCAGACAAGGACAAGCTACTCTCTTTCAGGGAGTGGTGCCAGTGTTTCGGCATCAAGGATG AGGACATGGACACCAAGCTTCTGTTCTAA